Proteins from a single region of Ziziphus jujuba cultivar Dongzao chromosome 1, ASM3175591v1:
- the LOC107425232 gene encoding telomere repeat-binding factor 4, whose translation MGNQKQKWTSEEEEALLAGVAKHGPGKWKNILKDPDFAPFLTHRSNIDLKDKWRNLSVSTSSHGSKEKSRAPKIKAIAAAQHVNIQNSASVASLHRNASSDAVMDDPPNGLQDGKNAPRYNAMIFEALSTLKDTNGSDIGAILNFIEQKHEVPMPPNFRRLMSTRLRRLVTQGKLEKVLNGYKIKKETPLAVKTPSPKQKDIRSRQSQNSGLKNSTESVQDAADTAAYKVADAENKSFLAAEAVKEAERISKMAEDTESMLQLVKEMYEQCSRGEILLLA comes from the exons ATGGGAAATCAAAAGCAAAAGTGGACTTCGGAGGAGGAAGAAGCCCTACTAGCCGGAGTGGCAAAGCACGGCCCGGGCAAGTGGAAGAACATCCTCAAAGATCCTGATTTTGCTCCTTTCCTCACTCACCGCTCCAATATCGACCTCAAG GATAAATGGAGGAATTTGAGTGTTAGTACTTCTTCACATGGATCTAAAGAAAAATCAAGGGCTCCTAAAATAAAAGCTATTGCAGCTGCACAACATGTGAATATTCAAAACTCTGCTTCTGTTGCTTCACTTCATCGCAATGCGTCTTCCGATGCTGTTATGGATGATCCTCCAAATGGTTTGCAGGATGGAAAGAATGCTCCACG GTACAATGCCATGATTTTTGAAGCTCTTTCAACATTGAAAGACACAAATGGATCTGATATAGGTGCCATTCTTAACTTTATTGAG CAAAAGCACGAGGTGCCCATGCCACCAAATTTCAGAAGATTAATGAGTACAAGGTTGAGAAGGCTTGTTACACAAGGGAAACTTGAAAAG GTTCTAAATGGCTACAAGATAAAAAAAGAGACTCCCTTGGCAGTCAAAACGCCTAGCCCGAAGCAAAAAGATATTAGGTCCCGGCAATCACAGAATTCTGGGTTAAAAAACTCTACTGAATCAGTGCAGGATGCAGCTGATACTGCTGCCTATAAAGTAGCCGATGcagaaaataaatcatttttggCTGCTGAAGCAGTGAAGGAGGCAGAAAGAATCTCAAAGATGGCAGAAGATACAGAGTCAATGCTGCAACTAGTGAAAGAGATGTACGAACAAT GTTCACGGGGTGAGATTCTCCTTTTGGCATAG
- the LOC107425214 gene encoding glycylpeptide N-tetradecanoyltransferase 1 — MVDSNASSGSPEETPNPNPDGNAPSESDVTLDALARKVQESLSLGQKHKFWETQPVGQFKDLGNSSLPEGPIEDPTPLSEVKQEPYNLPNPYEWITCDINSEEMITEVYNLLTNNYVEDDENMFRFNYSKEFLRWALHPPGYFRSWHIGVRVKTSKKLVAFITGVPARIRVRDNVVNMAEINFLCVHKKLRSKRLAPVMIKEVTRRVHLENIWQAAYTAGVILPTPVSTCQYWHRSLNPKKLIDVGFSRLGARMTMSRTIKLYKLPESTVTPGFRKMELHDVPAVTRLLRNYLSQFIVAPDFDENDVEHWLLPKENVVDSYLVESPETHDITDFCSFYTLPSSILGNQNYSTLKAAYSYYNVSTKTPLLQLMNDALTVAKKNDYDVFNALDVMHNESFLKELKFGPGDGKLHYYLYNYRIRNELKPSELGLVLL, encoded by the coding sequence ATGGTTGATAGCAACGCATCTTCAGGATCACCTGAAGAAACTCCAAACCCTAATCCAGATGGAAATGCACCTTCCGAGAGTGACGTTACCCTCGATGCTTTAGCTCGAAAAGTTCAAGAGTCTCTTTCACTCGGACAGAAACATAAGTTTTGGGAAACCCAGCCAGTTGGTCAGTTCAAGGATCTAGGGAATAGCAGCTTGCCTGAAGGCCCAATTGAGGACCCAACACCCTTGTCTGAAGTCAAACAAGAACCATACAACCTTCCCAATCCTTATGAATGGATCACTTGTGATATTAACTCTGAAGAGATGATTACTGAAGTTTATAACCTTCTTACAAATAACTATGTTGAGGATGATGAAAACATGTTCAGATTTAACTATTCAAAGGAGTTTCTTCGCTGGGCACTACATCCTCCGGGTTATTTCCGTAGCTGGCACATAGGTGTCCGTGTCAAAACTTCAAAGAAGTTGGTTGCCTTCATTACTGGTGTTCCTGCAAGAATTCGGGTCCGTGATAATGTTGTTAACATGGCTGAGATCAATTTCCTATGTGTTCATAAGAAGCTTAGGTCGAAGCGACTTGCTCCTGTCATGATCAAAGAGGTGACAAGGAGGGTACACTTGGAGAATATTTGGCAAGCAGCTTATACTGCTGGGGTCATTCTTCCAACCCCAGTATCAACTTGCCAGTATTGGCACAGATCTTTGAATCCAAAGAAGCTTATTGATGTTGGATTTTCTAGACTTGGTGCGAGAATGACAATGAGTCGAACAATCAAACTTTACAAGCTACCAGAGTCAACAGTCACCCCAGGGTTCAGAAAGATGGAGCTTCATGATGTCCCTGCGGTTACACGGCTGCTGAGAAACTATTTGAGCCAGTTTATTGTTGCACCTGATTTTGATGAGAATGATGTGGAGCATTGGCTTCTTCCGAAGGAGAATGTTGTGGATAGCTATCTAGTGGAAAGTCCTGAAACCCATGATATAACTGATTTTTGCAGTTTTTACACACTTCCTTCTTCAATTCTTGGCAATCAGAATTATTCGACTTTGAAGGCAGCTTATTCCTACTATAATGTTTCAACGAAGACTCCGTTGCTTCAATTGATGAATGATGCTCTTACTGTGGCAAAGAAGAATGACTATGATGTTTTCAATGCATTGGATGTGATGCATAATGAATCATTCTTGAAGGAACTGAAATTTGGGCCAGGTGACGGGAAGCTTCActattatctttacaattataGGATACGAAATGAATTGAAGCCATCGGAGCTTGGGCTTGTGCTTTTGTAG
- the LOC107425262 gene encoding eukaryotic initiation factor 4A-8 — protein MAGVAPEGSQFDARQYDAKMNELLSSDGQDFFTSYDEVYDSFDAMGLQENLLRGIYAYGFEKPSAIQQRGIVPFCKGLDVIQQAQSGTGKTATFCSGILQQLDYGLVQCQALVLAPTRELAQQIEKVMRALGDYLGVKVHACVGGTSVREDQRILQAGVHVVVGTPGRVFDMLRRQSLRPDYIRMFVLDEADEMLSRGFKDQIYDIFQLLPSKVQVGVFSATMPPEALEITRKFMNKPVRILVKRDELTLEGIKQFYVNVDKEEWKLETLCDLYETLAITQSVIFVNTRRKVDWLTDKMRSRDHTVSATHGDMDQNTRDIIMREFRSGSSRVLITTDLLARGIDVQQVSLVINYDLPTQPENYLHRIGRSGRFGRKGVAINFVTRDDERMLFDIQKFYNVVIEELPNNVADLL, from the exons ATGGCTGGTGTGGCTCCAGAAGGATCTCAATTTGATGCTCGTCAGTATGATGCTAAAATGAATGAgtt GCTGTCGTCTGATGGACAAGATTTCTTCACATCATATGATGAGGTCTATGACAGTTTTGATGCTATGGGATTGCAGGAAAACCTCTTGAGGGGCATTTATGCATATG GTTTTGAGAAACCATCTGCAATTCAGCAAAGAGGAATTGTTCCCTTCTGCAAAGGTCTTGATGTGATTCAGCAGGCTCAGTCTGGAACTGGGAAGACAGCAACTTTCTGTTCTGGCATTTTGCAGCAACTTGACTATGGCTTGGTCCAGTGCCAGGCTTTGGTTCTCGCACCCACTAGGGAGCTGGCACAACAAATAGAGAAGGTTATGCGAGCACTTGGTGATTACCTTGGTGTCAAGGTGCATGCATGTGTTGGTGGGACTAGTGTTCGTGAGGATCAACGCATCCTCCAAGCTGGTGTTCATGTTGTCGTTGGTACTCCTGGTCGTGTGTTCGACATGTTGCGAAGGCAGTCTCTTCGTCCAGATTATATTAGGATGTTTGTTTTGGATGAGGCTGATGAAATGCTGTCTCGTGGTTTCAAGGATCAG ATCTATGATATCTTCCAGCTTCTGCCATCAAAGGTTCAAGTTGGGGTATTTTCTGCTACAATGCCACCAGAAGCGCTTGAGATCACGAGAAAGTTTATGAACAAGCCTGTGAGGATCTTGGTGAAACGTGATGAGCTCACTCTCGAAGGTATTAAGCAATTTTATGTCAATGTTGACAAGGAAGAGTGGAAGCTTGAGACACTTTGTGATCTCTATGAGACTTTGGCCATCACCCAGAGTGTCATTTTTGTGAACACTAGGCGCAAAGTCGATTGGCTTACTGATAAGATGAGAAGCCGTGACCACACAGTCTCTGCCACCCATGGTGACATGGACCAGAACACCCGTGATATCATTATGCGTGAATTCCGATCTGGATCTTCTCGTGTGCTCATTACCACTGATCTCTTGGCTCGTGGTATTGATGTGCAACAAGTTTCTCTTGTCATAAATTATGATCTGCCGACTCAACCAGAAAACTATCTTCATCGTATTGGACGAAGTGGTCGGTTTGGAAGGAAAGGTGTTGCTATTAACTTTGTGACCAGGGATGATGAGAGAATGCTGTTTGACATTCAGAAGTTTTATAATGTGGTCATTGAGGAGTTGCCAAATAACGTTGCTGATCTTCTCTAA
- the LOC107425239 gene encoding uncharacterized protein LOC107425239: protein MEDFRSKSYRERGMQMEVYYGDKAGPTSMQDLRCYSANYAGSCANSQPNQIVKELKIKKGKSSIGSTSKSWSFNDPELQRKKRVAGYKAYSLEGKMKGSLRKSFRWIKNTYTQVIYGWR from the coding sequence ATGGAGGATTTCAGATCTAAATCTTATAGAGAACGTGGGATGCAGATGGAGGTTTACTATGGAGACAAAGCAGGTCCAACAAGCATGCAAGATCTGAGGTGTTACAGTGCCAATTATGCTGGTTCTTGTGCTAATTCACAGCCaaaccaaattgttaaggaGTTGAAGATCAAGAAAGGGAAAAGCAGTATTGGGTCAACATCAAAGAGTTGGAGTTTCAATGACCCAGAGTTGCAGAGGAAGAAAAGGGTTGCTGGGTATAAGGCTTATTCTCTGGAGGGGAAGATGAAAGGGTCTCTGAGAAAGAGCTTCAGATGGATCAAGAACACTTATACCCAAGTAATCTATGGCTGGAGGTGA